From a region of the Mycobacteroides saopaulense genome:
- a CDS encoding endonuclease — protein sequence MSLSVGELKKVSVQSIRDIAAGLRAKAASMRATKTGVSDLPHKGTWTGVAADNADHEIGTFGKGLGTDAEAYENAATKVDRAGDEFEGLRQLLTKLENEAAGKFSINEATGEVTPLSKDFNKSDRDYIANTIKQLCAAGGQANDDLAAGIHAADASGTTTPAGATGALPAVPGSAIKPDGSMGALQNLAAPSPDGDPGTTKAAAAGTDTQANYKEWYPKTTVPGSDKPIDPRLLGGLEAAPGVRDGRDQIPQRTSPTLQPRDVPAFKETTRALLQKQGVPADQIEAKVNAAVERAQTPHFLPDAPSATPSEHVSRDFGEQFNKFTNGISDSASRTVDGQIDQAKVLTGQAGPGAPGVAEAWKELAVDTGKGLINQAHELMTDPLAAPKMGIEEARDFVNSPSEYIGKNIIHGTEALAGGAVGGEAAAGARGLLGDLTGAEGHAITHGIDSPHPAPTVEHTPAGSVDHPSPGVGLDHPTPNPGSWNHSIEHYSPQAPQLAADLNNAFTNGHPTAELAGQVADHSTHHAPGIGSTANPDRVVLGKWDGQDGGYIGEARHNGGIYFDTGDDTWNAVGRGLDDASSRSLGWQVNEQFLRTQLENRVPRVDYVLPEGFTSVEQVAAVQRRSFSAMEINFLKENAAAYGYVQQGNVWVYTGGK from the coding sequence ATGTCGCTGTCGGTGGGCGAGCTCAAGAAAGTCAGCGTCCAGTCGATTCGTGACATAGCCGCAGGTCTGCGCGCCAAAGCCGCCTCGATGCGTGCCACCAAAACCGGAGTCTCGGACCTGCCACACAAAGGCACCTGGACCGGGGTGGCTGCCGATAACGCCGACCACGAAATCGGCACCTTTGGCAAAGGGCTGGGCACCGACGCCGAGGCATATGAGAACGCAGCCACGAAAGTTGATCGGGCGGGTGATGAGTTCGAGGGCCTCAGACAGCTGCTTACCAAGTTGGAGAACGAAGCAGCGGGAAAGTTCTCCATCAACGAGGCGACGGGGGAAGTCACCCCCTTGAGCAAGGATTTCAACAAGTCCGATCGTGACTACATCGCCAACACGATCAAACAGCTCTGCGCCGCGGGCGGGCAGGCTAACGATGACCTGGCTGCCGGAATTCACGCCGCCGACGCGTCCGGGACGACCACCCCGGCCGGCGCCACCGGGGCGCTACCCGCGGTGCCGGGTTCAGCCATCAAACCGGATGGCTCCATGGGAGCCCTGCAGAATCTGGCGGCGCCGAGCCCCGACGGCGATCCGGGCACGACTAAGGCCGCCGCCGCTGGCACTGATACGCAAGCCAACTATAAGGAGTGGTATCCGAAAACCACTGTGCCCGGTAGCGATAAGCCCATCGATCCGCGACTGTTGGGCGGCCTGGAGGCTGCGCCGGGAGTGCGTGATGGCCGCGACCAAATACCGCAGCGGACATCCCCGACGCTGCAGCCCCGTGATGTGCCAGCTTTCAAGGAAACCACCCGCGCACTGCTGCAAAAGCAGGGCGTGCCCGCCGACCAAATCGAAGCGAAGGTCAACGCCGCCGTCGAACGGGCACAGACGCCGCATTTCCTGCCCGACGCGCCCTCGGCCACACCCTCCGAACACGTCAGTAGAGACTTCGGAGAGCAATTCAACAAGTTCACCAACGGCATCAGCGACTCAGCCAGCAGAACCGTCGATGGCCAGATAGATCAAGCCAAAGTACTTACCGGACAAGCAGGTCCAGGCGCACCCGGAGTCGCAGAAGCATGGAAAGAACTCGCGGTCGACACCGGCAAGGGCCTCATCAACCAAGCCCATGAGTTGATGACCGATCCGCTGGCCGCACCCAAGATGGGTATCGAAGAGGCACGGGACTTCGTCAACAGCCCCTCGGAATACATCGGTAAGAACATCATCCACGGCACCGAAGCCCTCGCCGGCGGGGCCGTCGGCGGCGAAGCGGCAGCCGGCGCCCGCGGACTACTCGGAGACCTCACCGGCGCCGAAGGGCACGCCATCACCCACGGCATCGACAGCCCCCACCCCGCACCGACCGTGGAACACACACCAGCTGGTTCCGTCGACCATCCCTCACCCGGCGTCGGCCTAGACCATCCGACGCCGAACCCGGGCAGTTGGAACCACTCCATCGAGCATTACTCGCCGCAGGCGCCACAGTTGGCAGCCGATCTCAACAACGCGTTCACCAACGGCCACCCGACCGCAGAGCTGGCGGGCCAAGTCGCAGATCACTCCACCCACCACGCACCCGGCATAGGCAGCACAGCCAACCCCGACCGAGTAGTTCTGGGCAAATGGGATGGGCAAGACGGCGGCTATATCGGCGAAGCAAGACACAACGGCGGCATCTACTTCGACACCGGCGACGACACCTGGAACGCGGTGGGCCGAGGACTTGACGATGCAAGCTCCCGAAGTCTTGGGTGGCAGGTCAACGAACAGTTCTTGCGAACGCAGTTGGAGAATAGGGTGCCGCGGGTTGACTACGTTCTACCCGAGGGGTTTACCAGCGTTGAACAGGTAGCAGCAGTGCAGAGGCGTTCCTTTTCTGCAATGGAGATCAACTTCTTGAAAGAGAACGCAGCAGCGTACGGATACGTCCAGCAAGGCAATGTCTGGGTCTACACGGGAGGCAAGTGA
- a CDS encoding WXG100 family type VII secretion target, whose product MTDPLQVTPERLHASANAMDKHLRDHLDAHRAADAKITGAASGLVGVAASALSTKSTDLQAKSLHISNELTHFRDAFDKCGYAFSTTDEESKVRIFNTRAYGGS is encoded by the coding sequence GTGACTGATCCGTTGCAGGTGACCCCGGAGCGGCTGCATGCCTCGGCGAACGCGATGGACAAACACCTGCGCGATCATCTGGACGCACACCGGGCCGCCGACGCCAAAATTACCGGCGCAGCCTCCGGGCTGGTAGGGGTAGCCGCATCTGCGCTATCGACCAAATCCACTGATCTGCAAGCTAAGTCGCTGCACATCAGCAACGAGTTGACGCATTTCCGGGATGCCTTCGATAAGTGCGGGTACGCGTTTAGCACGACCGATGAAGAGTCCAAGGTCAGGATCTTTAACACCCGCGCCTACGGGGGTTCCTGA
- a CDS encoding AAA family ATPase, with protein MPRKFHLPIPHQLRLNNFSLYRNKHNITVDFSKGVFCLAGANGLGKSTFLNTLNYAITGIVPDPDRKFESLDEYYRHTSSYSKLYYMGRVDAVDRDLACVSVTMSIRDNKYSISRRFSDWESLSHLQIEGPNGVIVKQDEEQSDSERNRIYKEQVISDTGLATFQQLVFMQIFVSTFDERRRLLLWDEETIEQALLLAFGVDPAQADQVDNWRRQVERLESQARNQQYQATTARNRIKELTGRVAAESKSASEVSTESFEEVERERIALTKNSQRLTQEYEAMQVAEAEARSQLSVAEQAYADAFSQLISPDPKLHPTLLRTLETHVCEICGAKGADQKIQISLDAGCCPLCNSKLAEKLQTDSGELDKLNADVIRARESLTAASANLTMAVEAKDDAERLLADIEARRSSMPESGSIALSMDNDAVRTLIGQYQAEADRATRDRNDFRKQRDKFRKMLSPMAQELASRYSEGEAQFVPSFTKLAKRFLGLDVDVYLSQRAGRPHLVVTVEGVERRGADQLSESQRYFLDIALRMALVSHIAQPAGVACLYIDTPEGSLDITYEARAGLMFSDFVGEINQLIMTANINTSKLLQSLARACGLDRMAIVRMTEWTSLSDVQAEGEELFDIALAELDTALREGPAGK; from the coding sequence ATGCCTAGAAAATTCCATCTCCCTATCCCTCATCAACTCCGTCTGAATAATTTCTCGCTTTATCGAAACAAGCATAATATCACGGTAGATTTCTCTAAGGGTGTATTCTGCCTCGCCGGTGCTAACGGCCTCGGAAAGAGTACATTTCTCAATACGCTGAACTACGCTATTACTGGTATAGTTCCTGATCCTGATCGAAAATTTGAGTCGTTAGATGAATATTATCGGCATACCTCATCGTATTCCAAGCTCTATTATATGGGGAGGGTCGATGCAGTTGACAGAGATTTGGCATGTGTCAGTGTCACAATGTCTATTCGCGATAACAAATACTCAATATCGCGCCGATTTTCAGACTGGGAGTCGTTGAGCCATCTCCAAATAGAGGGGCCAAATGGGGTCATAGTAAAACAGGACGAGGAGCAGTCCGACTCTGAACGAAATAGAATATATAAAGAACAGGTGATATCCGATACCGGACTTGCGACATTTCAACAGCTGGTCTTCATGCAGATCTTCGTATCGACCTTCGATGAACGTCGGAGGCTGCTGCTGTGGGATGAAGAAACAATTGAGCAGGCACTCTTGCTGGCGTTCGGCGTCGACCCGGCACAAGCAGACCAGGTGGATAACTGGAGACGTCAAGTCGAACGCCTCGAATCTCAAGCACGAAATCAACAGTATCAGGCCACTACGGCAAGAAATCGTATCAAAGAGTTAACCGGACGTGTTGCGGCGGAATCTAAGTCGGCATCTGAAGTGTCGACTGAGTCATTCGAAGAAGTGGAGCGTGAACGAATTGCACTTACAAAGAACTCTCAGAGATTGACGCAAGAGTATGAAGCAATGCAAGTGGCAGAAGCCGAGGCACGATCTCAATTGTCCGTCGCCGAGCAAGCGTACGCCGATGCTTTCAGTCAACTAATTTCACCTGATCCGAAGTTGCATCCGACACTACTGCGGACACTTGAGACACACGTATGTGAAATCTGTGGTGCGAAAGGCGCCGATCAGAAGATTCAGATCAGCCTGGATGCTGGTTGCTGCCCATTGTGCAACTCGAAACTGGCAGAGAAGCTGCAGACAGATTCTGGCGAGCTTGACAAGCTGAACGCTGATGTTATCCGCGCACGTGAATCTCTGACTGCCGCGTCTGCGAACTTGACTATGGCAGTAGAAGCGAAAGATGATGCTGAACGGCTGCTGGCAGATATTGAGGCCCGTAGAAGTTCTATGCCGGAGAGTGGCAGCATAGCTCTTAGCATGGACAACGACGCTGTACGGACGCTCATCGGGCAGTATCAAGCGGAAGCGGATCGTGCCACCAGAGACCGGAATGACTTCCGGAAACAACGAGACAAATTCCGTAAGATGCTTAGCCCGATGGCACAGGAACTTGCGAGTCGTTACTCAGAGGGCGAAGCGCAGTTTGTTCCGTCGTTCACCAAACTTGCTAAGCGTTTTCTGGGACTGGACGTCGATGTTTATCTAAGTCAGCGAGCGGGAAGACCACACTTAGTCGTCACGGTAGAGGGTGTAGAGCGTCGTGGAGCAGATCAGCTCTCAGAGAGTCAGCGGTATTTTCTTGATATTGCACTTCGTATGGCGTTAGTCAGTCATATTGCTCAACCTGCAGGTGTTGCGTGTTTGTACATTGACACGCCAGAGGGTTCCCTTGATATCACGTACGAGGCCCGCGCCGGACTTATGTTCTCCGATTTCGTTGGTGAAATTAATCAGCTTATCATGACGGCAAACATTAACACGAGTAAATTGTTGCAGTCGCTCGCGCGCGCCTGCGGTTTGGACCGAATGGCTATTGTTCGGATGACTGAATGGACTTCACTATCAGATGTTCAGGCAGAAGGAGAAGAACTTTTTGATATTGCTCTAGCGGAGCTTGACACTGCACTTAGAGAAGGTCCCGCTGGAAAGTGA
- a CDS encoding TRM11 family methyltransferase: MTQQLESHYAALERRFPLSDGHDYERLVVPQGNSDEAFHRWFHMKEAYSPHLLPRVVKDLNLTTKETMRLHDPFAGSGTTLVSALLQNDGPVFSASGAEVNPFLHLVSSTKMRVLSMSAPKRKNLAATYKSAVDDILREAKKNSRTRPKPPALSAFQNIEYFPRDRLLPLLRIREAWREYSPGITRDLIAIALAGCIEPSSRLRRDGRALRYEANKQPVDPRQLFLERAQLISKDIEQVDPKGSGDVINTSSTGSIPWTDKSESLDLICFSPPYPNNIDYTEIYKLELWFLGQIESAMDFRSQRDNTMRSHPSIRFTERGYLDEYPELTAYTADLSAPILESIPADRYRLQRTRVIEGYLRDAAMMFLNAHRALIPGGHAVYIVGNSRHGTSGGQYTIASDVLLAAIAERVGFDVLEIKVARRLHRRGRQDHLRESTVFLRKR, translated from the coding sequence GTGACCCAACAGCTCGAATCTCATTATGCTGCACTCGAGCGACGCTTCCCGCTGAGCGACGGCCACGACTATGAGCGTCTCGTGGTACCTCAGGGAAACAGCGACGAGGCTTTTCATCGTTGGTTCCATATGAAAGAAGCTTATAGTCCACATCTACTGCCACGTGTCGTAAAGGATCTTAACTTAACCACCAAAGAAACGATGCGACTTCACGATCCGTTTGCCGGCAGCGGAACAACATTGGTCAGCGCCCTGCTGCAAAATGACGGTCCTGTATTCTCTGCCTCAGGTGCGGAGGTCAACCCATTCTTACATCTCGTATCATCGACAAAAATGCGGGTGTTATCGATGTCAGCACCAAAGCGCAAGAATCTGGCGGCGACATATAAGTCTGCCGTCGACGATATACTGCGGGAAGCAAAAAAGAATTCCCGGACGCGGCCCAAACCTCCGGCTTTATCCGCATTTCAGAATATTGAGTATTTCCCACGCGACAGGCTCCTGCCGCTGTTGCGTATTCGTGAGGCATGGAGAGAATATTCTCCCGGGATAACGCGGGACCTTATCGCAATCGCCTTGGCTGGATGCATCGAACCAAGTAGCAGATTGCGCAGAGATGGACGAGCCCTTCGGTACGAAGCCAATAAGCAACCCGTTGATCCTCGCCAACTTTTCCTCGAAAGAGCCCAACTAATATCCAAAGATATCGAACAGGTCGACCCAAAAGGCTCCGGCGACGTTATAAATACGAGTTCTACTGGCAGCATCCCGTGGACCGATAAGTCCGAGTCGCTAGATCTAATCTGTTTCTCGCCTCCATATCCGAATAACATTGACTACACCGAAATATACAAACTAGAGCTCTGGTTCTTGGGGCAAATCGAATCCGCTATGGACTTTAGAAGCCAGCGCGACAACACAATGAGGAGTCATCCTAGCATTCGGTTTACGGAGCGGGGCTACTTGGATGAATATCCCGAACTAACCGCGTACACGGCCGATCTATCGGCACCAATTCTTGAGTCTATTCCTGCGGACAGGTATCGACTTCAGCGTACGCGCGTAATTGAAGGCTATCTGCGCGATGCCGCCATGATGTTCTTGAACGCTCATCGCGCGCTGATACCGGGGGGGCACGCAGTATATATTGTTGGGAATTCTAGACATGGCACCTCTGGCGGTCAGTACACCATTGCCAGTGATGTTCTCCTAGCAGCTATTGCTGAAAGAGTTGGCTTCGATGTTCTCGAAATCAAGGTCGCACGGCGACTCCACAGACGTGGCCGACAGGACCATCTCCGAGAATCAACAGTCTTCCTACGTAAACGGTGA
- a CDS encoding oxygenase MpaB family protein has protein sequence MTHVLPRDTDYDGEFDSDPHEDGLNLLHADGTRRRVMADFRKHLGSPLVGVFGGVLFDEVALVPVAASVDRSGRFRQNFTDRGIRSALSAMSVFAGDRQQRADTAQWLKEQHRAVRGTGVGEYEGVRYSALDPELWIWIAASAINATLEAFPYCTGHTMTPAEKEAAYQYQRYLLKDLELPSAKGRFPTTYAAFVEYYDDMVENRLQSNGFLRDQFTGLKRLPLPTLLLPAAMRPAVLPLWLAVRPIAGRVIQVCSAKAMHPEIRAMIGFELKARHNIEFALYTRLLQLVWRVTPERLLVEPMLYNNIRLAKVRSRLDGSSAAQRRYDKLARTLTRRNARLADFYHGYRLDSFAAPERPTGTCPFG, from the coding sequence ATGACGCATGTGCTGCCGCGCGATACCGATTACGACGGCGAGTTCGACTCGGATCCACATGAAGACGGACTGAACCTGCTGCACGCGGATGGCACACGCCGCCGCGTGATGGCCGATTTCCGGAAGCACCTGGGCAGTCCCCTTGTCGGCGTCTTCGGTGGGGTGCTGTTCGACGAGGTGGCCCTGGTGCCGGTGGCCGCATCCGTCGACCGCTCGGGCCGGTTCCGCCAGAACTTCACCGATCGCGGCATCCGGAGCGCACTGAGCGCGATGTCAGTATTCGCCGGCGACCGACAGCAACGAGCCGACACCGCACAGTGGCTCAAGGAGCAGCACCGCGCGGTGCGGGGCACCGGAGTCGGTGAGTATGAGGGGGTTCGTTACAGCGCGCTGGATCCCGAGCTATGGATATGGATAGCGGCCAGCGCCATCAACGCCACACTGGAGGCATTCCCCTACTGCACGGGCCACACGATGACGCCCGCGGAGAAGGAGGCCGCGTACCAATACCAGCGGTATCTCCTCAAGGACCTCGAATTGCCCAGCGCCAAGGGCAGATTCCCGACAACCTACGCCGCCTTCGTCGAGTACTACGACGACATGGTGGAAAACAGGCTGCAGTCCAACGGCTTTCTGCGCGATCAGTTCACCGGCTTGAAACGCCTACCGCTACCCACGCTGCTGCTTCCCGCCGCGATGCGCCCCGCCGTGTTGCCCCTCTGGTTGGCGGTCCGTCCCATCGCGGGCCGGGTGATTCAAGTGTGCTCGGCCAAGGCGATGCACCCTGAGATACGCGCCATGATCGGATTCGAACTCAAGGCACGCCACAACATCGAATTCGCGCTGTACACCCGGCTGCTGCAGCTGGTGTGGCGGGTAACGCCCGAGAGACTGCTCGTGGAACCCATGCTGTACAACAACATTCGACTGGCCAAGGTCCGTTCACGCCTCGACGGTTCGAGTGCCGCGCAACGTAGGTACGACAAGCTTGCGCGTACGTTGACCCGACGCAACGCGCGGCTGGCCGACTTCTACCACGGCTATCGCCTGGACAGCTTCGCCGCTCCGGAACGGCCCACCGGTACCTGCCCGTTCGGGTGA
- a CDS encoding TetR/AcrR family transcriptional regulator has protein sequence MSADPTGERIIEAALQTMLSFGIRRATVDEIARRAGVSHMTVYRRWPNKTELILAVLMREAQTMFAAIDREIAALDSPEDKLVAGFTGIYWHVHTHSLMQRAVETDPESVLPIMTSGAGPALDMATTYLAGHVSRSAGDLVDDPYGVAEVFVRLTHSLILAPSPRRKLATREDAEAYARQYILPIARALVPEPSKALR, from the coding sequence GTGTCTGCAGACCCGACCGGTGAGCGCATCATCGAGGCCGCGCTGCAGACCATGCTGAGCTTCGGCATCCGGCGCGCGACGGTCGACGAGATCGCTCGGCGCGCGGGTGTATCGCATATGACGGTGTATCGCCGATGGCCCAACAAGACCGAACTCATCCTGGCGGTTCTCATGCGAGAGGCGCAGACGATGTTCGCCGCGATAGACCGCGAGATCGCTGCCTTGGACAGCCCGGAGGACAAGCTGGTGGCGGGTTTCACCGGGATTTACTGGCATGTGCACACCCACTCGCTGATGCAGCGTGCCGTCGAGACCGACCCGGAGTCGGTGCTGCCGATCATGACCAGTGGTGCGGGACCGGCCCTGGACATGGCGACGACCTATCTGGCCGGGCATGTCAGTCGCAGTGCGGGCGATCTCGTCGACGACCCTTACGGGGTTGCGGAAGTGTTTGTGCGCCTGACGCATTCGCTTATCCTTGCGCCCAGCCCCCGGCGAAAGCTTGCGACCAGGGAAGATGCCGAGGCGTACGCCCGCCAATACATTCTCCCGATCGCGCGGGCGTTGGTCCCGGAGCCGAGCAAGGCGCTGCGTTAG
- a CDS encoding MPT63 family protein, with protein MKINVPITAAVAAAAAAAGLALMPTAGADTTLGQQGRLTNGDVVQAWTISDLKVSADQLPYQPKGTLWEATATDEAIQGSVIPIVANFNAKAKDGETYRVLYGVATEQGVNPGTLSQGEKTTGKIYFDVTGANPETVTYTSGDEDLLTWKAAPAAAPAQRSGGSSQSHGSAPASATSTAPTTATPAPAAVPAGSQGTPLPAGSQGTPVDEQQPAATPTPTVAPVTATPAPTAATPTPGAEGTPLNSTGVPASPAPASAAPASPAPAAPGAPAPEGAPQTATPPVAAVPAVPAIPASSEGVPHGQRSAGSQGTPVPTEG; from the coding sequence GTGAAGATCAATGTGCCCATCACTGCCGCCGTGGCGGCCGCTGCGGCGGCAGCCGGACTGGCCCTCATGCCGACCGCAGGCGCCGACACCACGCTCGGCCAGCAGGGTCGTCTGACCAACGGCGATGTCGTGCAGGCCTGGACCATCAGCGACCTCAAGGTCAGCGCCGACCAGCTGCCCTACCAGCCCAAGGGCACGCTGTGGGAGGCCACCGCTACTGACGAGGCCATCCAGGGCAGCGTCATTCCGATCGTCGCCAACTTCAACGCCAAGGCCAAGGACGGCGAGACCTACCGCGTGCTGTACGGCGTGGCCACCGAGCAGGGTGTGAACCCGGGCACGCTGTCGCAGGGCGAGAAGACCACCGGCAAGATCTACTTCGACGTGACCGGAGCCAACCCCGAGACCGTGACCTACACCTCCGGTGACGAGGACCTGCTCACCTGGAAGGCAGCTCCGGCAGCCGCCCCGGCGCAGCGTTCGGGTGGTTCGAGCCAGTCGCATGGCAGCGCCCCGGCCTCGGCCACCAGCACCGCGCCCACCACCGCCACCCCGGCGCCCGCCGCGGTTCCGGCCGGTAGCCAGGGCACGCCGCTGCCCGCCGGTAGCCAGGGCACCCCGGTGGACGAGCAGCAGCCCGCGGCGACACCGACCCCGACGGTCGCACCGGTGACCGCGACCCCGGCTCCGACGGCTGCCACCCCGACGCCGGGTGCCGAGGGCACGCCGCTCAACAGCACCGGCGTGCCCGCTTCGCCGGCTCCTGCCAGCGCGGCTCCCGCATCGCCGGCACCTGCGGCACCCGGAGCTCCTGCTCCTGAGGGCGCCCCGCAGACCGCCACCCCGCCGGTCGCCGCCGTACCTGCGGTCCCCGCCATTCCGGCCTCTTCCGAAGGCGTACCCCACGGACAGCGTTCGGCAGGCAGCCAGGGCACCCCTGTTCCCACCGAGGGCTAG
- a CDS encoding immunity 63 family protein, producing MTVDSTGHEGAAPEPDDWPPDARMFTIRAAADDAAASLAAELPITATELGMLDGDTDHPVQFCSVLLEPPVKHRFEAADAARYEREYCDRDDDGEFFMVHVALLGPRRPGVSLAPGARDVLVDVAYVVDLSLEEDGVLNPAKVDWAGGAIADVAGNVPAEQAAAAPVDQPTVSETAPPAGRAAAAPEPGSPGSSEWIREQLDVRIAILSRLAGEVAISEVPVPTELAKGERHSNTAPQYVLDGAQFWYHTRDPKTGFVWKTTTNPNELIYWCIDDVARGLAWRWTQQAATYKTMPPAMAQRTLWAPYWQLLMNALDTKWGAITGRNIRGLL from the coding sequence ATGACGGTTGATTCCACCGGTCACGAGGGGGCCGCGCCGGAGCCAGACGACTGGCCGCCCGACGCACGCATGTTCACCATCCGCGCTGCGGCGGACGATGCCGCAGCTAGCCTGGCCGCCGAACTGCCCATTACGGCAACAGAACTCGGCATGCTGGACGGAGATACCGACCATCCGGTGCAATTCTGCAGTGTGCTGCTGGAGCCGCCGGTCAAGCACCGGTTCGAGGCGGCCGATGCCGCCCGATACGAACGTGAGTATTGCGACCGGGACGACGACGGCGAATTCTTCATGGTGCACGTCGCGCTGCTGGGCCCCCGGCGCCCCGGAGTCTCGCTGGCACCCGGCGCCCGCGATGTCCTCGTCGACGTCGCCTACGTCGTGGATTTGTCATTGGAAGAAGACGGCGTGCTCAACCCTGCCAAGGTCGATTGGGCGGGCGGGGCGATCGCCGATGTCGCGGGAAATGTGCCCGCCGAGCAGGCAGCCGCGGCGCCGGTGGATCAGCCGACGGTCTCCGAAACGGCACCCCCGGCAGGCCGGGCGGCCGCGGCGCCTGAGCCGGGCAGCCCCGGGAGCTCGGAGTGGATCCGTGAACAGCTCGACGTGCGAATCGCGATACTGAGCCGCCTCGCGGGGGAAGTCGCCATCTCCGAAGTGCCGGTGCCCACCGAACTGGCCAAGGGGGAGCGGCATTCCAACACCGCACCGCAGTACGTGCTGGACGGCGCCCAATTCTGGTACCACACGCGCGATCCGAAAACAGGCTTCGTGTGGAAGACCACGACCAATCCGAATGAGCTCATCTACTGGTGCATCGACGACGTGGCCAGGGGACTGGCGTGGCGGTGGACGCAGCAGGCGGCCACCTACAAGACGATGCCCCCGGCCATGGCGCAACGCACTCTGTGGGCCCCGTACTGGCAGCTGCTCATGAACGCGCTCGACACCAAATGGGGTGCCATCACCGGCCGTAACATCCGCGGCCTGCTGTAA
- the cynS gene encoding cyanase yields the protein MTKTEAAELITTRRVEKNLTWQQIAEAIDSPLIWTIAALLGQHPVPEAKAAKVAELLDLEPHATAALRAQPYRGTLEGGAPSDPTIYRLYEALSVYGPAIKEAIHEEFGDGIMSAINFKVDVTRRPDPDGDRVVLTFDGKFLDYRW from the coding sequence ATGACCAAGACGGAAGCCGCCGAACTGATCACCACACGCCGCGTCGAGAAGAACCTGACGTGGCAACAGATCGCGGAAGCGATTGACTCACCGCTGATTTGGACCATCGCCGCGCTGTTGGGCCAGCACCCGGTGCCCGAAGCCAAGGCCGCGAAGGTGGCCGAGCTTCTCGATCTGGAACCGCACGCCACTGCGGCACTGCGCGCACAGCCGTACCGCGGGACATTGGAGGGCGGAGCTCCCTCCGACCCGACGATCTATCGCCTCTACGAAGCGCTGAGCGTCTACGGCCCGGCCATCAAGGAAGCCATCCACGAGGAGTTCGGCGACGGCATCATGAGCGCCATCAACTTCAAGGTGGATGTGACGCGCCGCCCAGACCCCGATGGCGACCGGGTGGTCCTCACCTTCGACGGGAAGTTCCTCGACTACCGCTGGTGA
- a CDS encoding MarR family winged helix-turn-helix transcriptional regulator, producing MTAVSPEVDPLALERQVCFALAVTNRAVLAVYRPLLAPLGITHPQYLVMLALWDHAKTNRDQTREALSVKQIAALLQTDSATVSPMLKRLETLGLITRPRSASDERTTHVTLTTQGAALRAEALKVPAAVVERLGVDLAELENLHAVLTRINAAALAAGALDQE from the coding sequence ATGACCGCAGTCTCGCCGGAGGTTGATCCGCTGGCCCTGGAACGGCAGGTGTGCTTCGCCCTGGCCGTCACCAACCGCGCCGTACTGGCGGTGTACCGACCGCTGCTGGCCCCGCTCGGGATCACCCATCCGCAATACCTGGTGATGCTGGCGCTCTGGGACCACGCCAAGACGAACCGTGACCAAACCCGGGAAGCCTTGTCCGTCAAGCAGATTGCCGCCCTGCTTCAGACGGATTCGGCAACCGTCTCCCCCATGCTCAAACGGCTCGAAACGCTGGGGCTCATCACCCGTCCGCGCAGCGCGTCCGACGAGCGCACCACACACGTCACCCTGACTACACAGGGCGCGGCGCTGCGCGCCGAGGCGCTCAAGGTCCCCGCCGCGGTGGTGGAGCGCCTGGGCGTCGACCTTGCCGAACTCGAAAACCTCCACGCGGTGCTGACCAGGATCAACGCCGCCGCGCTTGCCGCCGGAGCCCTCGACCAGGAGTAG
- a CDS encoding DUF5313 domain-containing protein — translation MAADRPNLLQYIAYCYGRRLPDSMKEWVANDLAGKGAVRRHILRCAIPPLFILAPFWLLPASLYVHMEMTVPIYVWVLIMAHALNKVWRRHRLVQHDLDPGLVDVLKRQKDARIHEDYARRFGPRSGDGYSNSGPI, via the coding sequence ATGGCCGCCGATCGTCCGAATCTGCTTCAGTACATCGCCTACTGCTACGGGCGACGCCTACCTGACTCGATGAAAGAGTGGGTCGCCAACGATCTGGCGGGTAAGGGCGCGGTACGGCGACACATCTTGCGCTGCGCCATCCCGCCGCTGTTCATCCTGGCGCCGTTCTGGCTGTTGCCCGCCTCGCTCTATGTGCACATGGAAATGACGGTGCCCATCTACGTATGGGTGCTGATCATGGCGCACGCCCTGAACAAGGTCTGGCGCCGGCACCGGCTGGTGCAGCACGACCTTGATCCGGGTCTGGTCGATGTGCTCAAGCGTCAGAAGGACGCACGTATCCACGAGGACTATGCCCGCAGATTCGGGCCGCGCTCGGGCGACGGCTACTCCAACAGCGGGCCCATCTAG